The nucleotide window ATCCATAGTATTCATGCTAGATCGAttcagatatatatatatacacaataatatatttacattttataaaatcacACTAATTTTTCCTTACTAATTCAAAGAGATTAATGTAAGTATAACATGTATatagttaaaacttaaaagtgcGTGTAATTTAGCCATagacaaaataaaagcaagagagaacaaaacttttattaaagGGCAAAATTATTCGGTAGAAACCAACGCACAGTGGTCCCTCACGTCTATGTGAAGTTGCTATCAACTCGCAGGTACTATAACAGAGTTCTCATAAAAGAAAAGCTCCGAAACAAATATNNNNNNNNNNNNNNNNNNNNNNNNNNNNNNNNNNNNNNNNNNNNNNNNNNNNNNNNNNNNNNNNNNNNNNNNNNNNNNNNNNNNNNNNNNNNNNNNNNNNNNNNNNNNNCCGGGACCATCCAAGTTATCACTAACACCTAATTCTCATAAATGAAACGGTCCTAATCTCTTGTTAATCACctgcataattaattaattaataacggTTTTGGTCTCTCaaaataacaatatttttataGGCAAGTAGGAATAACATAAATAGTAATACTATatagtattaattaattaaggtaCTACTGcatatacatttttattttgttccttCACTATGATActgtatattatttatttattccttTACCAGAAGCAAATAGACAGAACCACCACCACACTTAACTACAAAACAGACACACAAAAATTCAACCCCTACAATTCAAAGTTATGTTTTGTCTTTTTGTTTGGTCTCCAAGAAaacccaaagaaaaaaaaaaagaaaaaaaaagaaacttagATATCTTATCTTCCCATAGCTCTCCTTTTTGTTTGAAGCAGCAGAGATTTAAATGAAGGGCCGTACCAAGATCACGTTACAGTGATTCTGTCCATCAAACTATTTACTCATGGATCAGTACATTGCTCTCTCAATATCTCACCCTATTATATATCTTGTCCTTAAAGACATTAATTAATCACTCTCAGAATGGACCAGAAAGAGGAGGATTAATTAATAAGTGATGATGTTATCTTCTTGTTGTGTTATAATTTCTCAGCTAGCATTGATGGTGAGAATGGAGGgagtggttgttgttgttgttgttaccaTAAGCAGTGAACTTTGATCTTCTTTTGAGGTCCTTATTGTGTGTGGTGGGAGCAATGTTGGTTTTTTCACTTTCTTCCAAGCTCAGAAAATGTTCATCCAATACATTAACCGGTGTGTCTGAACTTGAATTCACATTCAACACAGATGATTCGTACTCCTCTCTACCCATTTCCTGTATCACATTATAGCACTGCAACATGCTCTCCTGCATTTTCAGTAAATTCAACAGTATCATACCATTTAATGTTACATTTGATTCTAAACTAATCACACACAACATGTTATGTCTCATGCCACATTATTATTGATTGACgagtcagaaaaaaaaaatttgactttaaaattttttacttgcAATTCATTTAAGTGAACAAACAGaaacttttataaaagaaagcaaagaaacATTCTTTTTACTCCACTGATATTAACCCCGGGTGAttccattaataataataataaaaaaaagaacatagagaaactaaaagaaaaaggagCATTAAGTAGTAGAGAATGTACTTTATTTACATATGAAGAATCAGATATTGCTCGAAAGAAGCATGGATACTGAAAGGGAAACAACTCATGTGAAGCAGACAGTAGAGCTGATGCTGCAATTACAGATGGCTTGAATTCTAAAACCTTTATCTCTGCCAATCACACACAAAAACATTCATTCATTCAGTAATTGTTTAAACAATAATTGATTAAGTTAATTATATGATTTTGTACCTGTTTGTGACTTCAATATGATCTGGGAGGCCCTATCTTTGAGTACCTGGTTGAATGAAGGGTCATTGATGCCCAACAAGTTGATGAAGAAAGGGATGAATGAGAATGGTGTTATGGAACGCATGCGCCATTGTAGTGTCCCCAACACAATAGCCTCCATTCTTTGTATTGTTTGTGCCTCAAATATGACACCACCATCACCATGATTGTTCACAAGAACCTAGTATGTAACACAATGCAATGTAACTAATCTCACTACTCTTTGGTTTTCATAATTAGTAACTATTTACCTGAACATCAGTGGGAGAATACTCTATCTTTAACATCTTAGCAGCTAGAGAGAAGCAAGAGATTGCAAGAAGCTTGTTGGTCCATGGCTTTGGTTGCTATATGTCCACAAATACATAGTCTAATGTTAGTTAAAATATTGTTCATATACATAAGAGTAGTAATTTAACTACTAAGTGAGGCCAATGCCATtgttttttaatagaaaaagatatataatagtaattaaataatttagtgTGTGGTTACCAATATGGGTTGGTTGGCAAGATAGCGATCTAGATAGTTGGTAGCAAGGTAAGGCAGAACCGGATCAAAGGTGCAGGACAACTGAAACAGAACATAAGGAAGCAATTGTttcaaagaaagaagagagaaaagagagtaaTAAAGTGATGAATTAGTGGTTGGTTACCTGTGATATGAAGGAAATGAGATGTGTTCTAAGAGAGATATCAAAATCAGTGGCCTTGAGAGTGTGGAAGTAATTGGAGGGAGGGATGTGTTCAGATTCAATGTGGAAGAGGGAGGAGACAGCTTCAAAGGGAAGGTTATGGTAGTTCTCATCAAAGGGGTTCTCAAGCTCAAACtccattattaaaagaaataaaacaaagCCTTAATTTGTGTGAAGAAGGAAGTTGTTAAGGAGCAAGAAGGACATGCATCAGTGTATGTAgagacaaagaaagaaagagagatgacAATTTTTCTACTTGAAATCAAAGGTATATAATGTATGAATGCAGGGGACTTGTTTCTCTGTTTAGTTGTCTGTGTGTGATTGGTaaataaaagatagaaaaatggAGGGGGTTGGTCCCTACTCTTCTCTCTGTGCAGTGGTCACTGCTCAGGGCTGCATGAGATGAGAGCAATAGCACTACCATACCATCTCTCTAATAATCAAATCAATGCCTTGCCATCAAGTTAGGTTAGGGAGTTATTACTCAAACCCCAACACCtcttatatatacacatattagttttttttaacaaattaacaaaatatttaaacacATAAAACTATTAAAAGAAGGCctatataaaaatcaaacaaactcagaaaaaatttttatttggagaagaatgttaaaaatataatcatttatattAACTCTGTTATCGACTTAAACTTTTAAGATTAGTAATTTCAtgataactataaaaaaaacataaatctaAGTTATTTTGGTATTACCATCAATAACTTAAATGATCAACTAAGACTACTTTATTCTCTAAataattgttttgaaaaatcatttcatttttttctaattaaatattttaagtgaaaaaaataatcaaccacttctttactttttttttataaataattattgtgCAAGTCTCAAAACGTTGCTTTATTGTACTTGAATAAACAAACGTTGAACActcaatattttctatattattttctttatattaATTACTTGTTTGATGCTTGCCATTTTATTATTCTAGAATGCAGGGGAAGCTAGCGCTACACTCCAATGATATGAAATACGTGTATATATTATTCCGTATTGGTAATAGTAGTAATAATACGTGTATATATTATTTCTTAGTATCAtatttgacttttttattttctccctcGTGTGTTTTTTCTTTTCGAAGGTGAGTATGTGAGTCGACAGTCGACACACCAAACATGGTGGCCTTGGTGGGTACCCATAACAACACGacatatttattaatttgaGTCTTTGAAACAATCTTATTTCATATAAAGTTAACAGTAATTTATTACACATATATTACTCTTGAAGATTGCCTTTTAGAATAAGGTTCTAGGTCTCCTCGTCTAGATTCATGTTCCATATTTCTATTTCATTCTCCTTAATGGATCCAGCAAGTGTATTTGAAACCCTGTTACAATGTTTTGGGATACGGTTACAAACAGAATTATATTGAAACAACTAGAGAAATTTTAAGGACAACTCATGTTAATTTTAACTTGCCGCTCCTCTGGCTAAACAGGGGCGGagcttgaaaaatttttttagatgccagaaatcttaataaaaaattatataataatatttatattaaaataaaatttatatatataattattttatttttNNNNNNNNNNNNNNNNNNNNNNNNNNNNNNNNNNNNNNNNNNNNNNNNNNNNNNNNNNNNNNNNNNNNNNNNNNNNNNNNNNNNNNNNNNNNNNNNNNNNNNNNNNNNNNNNNATAAtataatacaataaaataaaattttaaatttctaataaaataaaatatcaaaatttattaatgtaaaCAGTGTTGATACTATAAtgacattaaatttataaagttgatttaaaaataaaataatgactttttattaataattgatattattactaattatattataatttttattattctaaaaataaaataatacataaaaatatatgaaaaaccaaataaaatttagtattaattttataataatatttaattcaaatataaatatataaattaaaagcatatcaatttaattattaaatgaattaattttatttttttaaagtaaaactattaatatttttacaaaaattttggagggtgATGCCCCTTGTCTAAACAAAGCTCCCCCAGTTAAATTAATGAACTGTTTTAATGCATTCGAACAGTTAAATTAGCTTTTATAATGCCTACAAAATATGATACTTTTCTTGTTAGAGCAATGTCCCCACCTCTGTCAATGGTTAGTAATTAGTATAAAACCGTCGATCTTTCATTATTATGTGATTTCATATTGTCAATTCTACGGAAGTagtttactttatttatttatttatttatttattatttgctttAGTTAATTCTCCATATCACTTTAAGATTGGTCAATTCCCTACATAGGACTCACGTATAGGCCTGTTCTGTAAGAAATAGACCAATTATCATTAAAATCGTATTAATAACAAACCAAAATAATGTACAATAAGATTACCAAAAGAAGAATAGGAGTTAATAATAATGACACTCTTTTAATTAATCAGAACTTTGAATACATACAACAAATGATCCCAATATTCCAATTTGTCAGGAAGCATAGCCAAACTTAATGAGCAATAAACGGGTGCAATGGGATTTGAATTTCAATGAttagaaataatgaaacattatatatatgtttcCAGCATAAAGTAGTGGGTAGGAGATGGGAATTGATCTGTTTCATTCTCGAAAATCTGTCTACGACAGTCTGAGGATTGAGCAGAAAAATAACAAGTCAAATTCTTATCATGATTCATGAAGTAGTAGGCATGTTCTGTTCTGTTTTAGCCTAGTTTATGCATGGTCCACGGTAATCATTACCATaatgcaaaaacaaaaaattgtctTAATAAGTAAggttattattttcatatttgatCCTTTGACTTACATTACAActttacatatatatagtcAAAGTTTGGAGTTACATCCACCCATCCTCTATTTAAAAAATGGGGAATGCTAGGGGAACAATGACTTTGTTGAACAATGTGAACaaccaccaatcaaataaaaacatactacacctccaaattaaacttctaaattttaatattaaaataaccatccgtacactagtaaaatgaacatccgatatatctattgtttacattgtttaatattttcattgtttacctatactttttcttaaaaaattctttctttttttggtaatagttatttttatgacGTGGTTAGACTAAttaaattatgataaaaaattaatatgtagttatttttatgtaaaattattaataatttaaaacgattaaataatttaatgtttgaCTAAGTTACATatgttagttattaattataaatttatataaaaataattatatttaaattttcagcTTATATATAGACTATTATTGTCTTATAAAGTTATTTAGTGGAAACAAATgggataaattattaataatgcatacttatatatattagttctatcttaatatttttttttataattcgtGATGTCGTTTGTGATTGTCACTTATTTTCAGGCCTGTGCAGTGCAGGGcaacttaattatatataattttaaggtTTAATACCGCCACATGGTGGCTAATTAAGTAGTCtctaaaaagataaattaagttATAATGTTCATGATCTTGGGGACTGAACGAAGTTTCAATTATGATGTTTAACTGGATTTCCGGGCACTAATTAAGATCAAGGTCAAACATATATATCTTCCTATATATACGAGTCACACAACAACATAAAGACAGGTAAGCATTGAAATCTTATTTCCATACATTCATTATTCATATGTTTGTCATCCACGAAAGAGTATGAAACTGATAAGAATTAAAAGTGATCATGTTTTTTATGCTAGGTTGGTAGGTTTTGGATTTGGTAGTATTCTCTAAGAAAAAAGTTATTtgtaattctttttaaaataatcataaaatgaattttatttctttttaaaaaggtttcttgtattttttttttaatactttttttcaTTGATCCATTTGTTGGATAATTTGGTGCATAATTTCAACATTTTTGATAGATCccctttttattgttgtttaaaattttgttcTATCCTTCTTaatttgagaagaaattaaaataaggtTCATATATATTAGAATTGAAAATATCGAAACTAGTTTTATCTGAAAAAGAACATTGTGGTTGAAAATGAAGAAACTACCAAAATAATAACACGATAAAGATATGAAATGCATGTAACATATTCtatatttagaaaattaaactgTTGTTTGTCAATGAAGGACAAGAATTCTTGTTATGTTTGAAATAGAATATACTTATTATTAGTATCCTAGTAGAGAACTTGCCCTGATGTAATTGTTGTGTTTAACGATAATTTTGATTTATGGTAATTAATTTGGATTGACTGAGAAGTATTTGAATTTGAGGATGTATAGGATGTGCttggtttatattttttatttttaagattttagaaaaaattaaaaaatataaaaataaactatatttTCTGTACCTaatgtttgtaattttttttaaaatatttctatatttaattatatttaattttatccttaacttttttactttgcattaaaattatccttaaattttaatttcatctaaaattttaagaacaaaataaaaaatattaaaaataattttaaaataaataaaaaatattaagaataaaatcaaataaataacagTACTAATAATTCTAAGTCAACATTGCAACAGGTAGTGTGTGAAGCTAAGTCATTAAATAGCCATTAAATATGGGGATAGATTAAATAACTATGGGATAATTAAGTGAAGTGCTACAGTACCGTGATACTCCCCTATACTTACAGCTGTGCAAAATTGAAAACTTTAAATTATTACATGAACCCTATTTTTATTTAGCCCAAACATGAAACATGGAACCATCCCGTGAGACCCTTATTACTAAACCTACTCGTCTCCAACAGATACGACTTACGTATATGACTATATGTCTCTTTATGCGCCATTCATTCCAACTTTCCAACTCATATTCTACTATCCCCGTATCCCATACACATACATCATATATATACATCCATACATACACTTCCCATTTTGCACATATTCAATCTCTGTTAAAAATATTTGGCTACTttaacaacatttattttagtGCAGATTTTCACTAATTAAGCACTtaataagttttaaaattaacataGTCTAAATACTTTAAATAATCTTAAATTATATTCTTGTGAAAAGTTACCTATATTTATGAACACACACAAATACAATAATGAATTATTACACACATATAGGATTATTCTAGTATATGTCTATGTTACAATAGTAACGATggttataatattttaaaaaatattactaaaattaaagtaataaattttttattatttaataatgttttttaaaaaatattactaaaagaattaccaaaatataattaaaaatataactttaatttaataatacttGCATAGTTATTATAGCCaccataaatataaatattctaCAATctcccatatatatatatatatataatagctttaaaaaagaaaaagaaattggcTATCAATAAGAGAATGGGGACACCGTGCAGCTTTAAAAAGTTTCCAGTATAATAAAAGccagaaaaaaattttcttgttgTGTCCAAATCttggtaattttttaaaattttatatagtaATTATTGTGGGGACATATTTGGTGTTCTCCCCCTCAATACACCTGTGTGTTAAAAGGTGTTGGAAAAACCAAAAAATGCAAAGTCCCACTCTGAACCCTGAAGAAAGAGCAAAAACTATCATATGGTCAAGTCATTGTTAAGGGAAAAAAAATGGCACAATACTACGGTTCTCATCAAATCAATTACACCTTCTTTTGAGAAGAACCATTCATTTATCACTTTGGGGGCCTAAATCTGAAACCCACATGGAGGCATGCAGGTCCTTCTTTTATTCACACTATGTGCGACCTGAGGggtgcaacaacaacaactaacaataataatagttaCTATATTAAGAAGCATACAAAGATATTAATGACAAAACTTTATTCCCAAGATCTCTCCAAGCATTGGAACAAGTAGAgacaatattaaaattaagacaCATTGTATCTCTGCCATGCattcataaaagtaaataacgATCGGAATAGTGTATGTATCTCATGGTTGCAACTCGTGAACTCTTGGTGTGATGAGTGGTGACTTTGGGGCGCTCGGTCCTCGATCAAAGAAACTTAATATATGATATTGGCTTATGAGATGTGATAAATctttaaatatacatatatatccaCACACAATGAGTTTAAGAAATATTTCTCCATAATGTAATTATTTGAGACACCTGTCTCTGTGTGTGGCTCATAATAAAACATTGGTCAAAGGAACATATAATTGTCATTGTGGTTTTTAAGATGTGGGAAAGCTAGCGAGCTAGTTCTTGGGAGGCTTTGGGATCCTGGCTTCATCACTCACTTGATTAATTATTTCATCAAGTCTTTAGGcgataaataaataaggaagacaACAAGGTAATTAGCATCTCTTAAACTCtcagaaaaataaattgtttagaaatacacaaatttatttttatcttatgttAAAGTTTTTATTGGACCGTCTtctcaacatttttattttattttaatttaaattttgactgGCTTTTTTTAGACATGAAAAAACATTGTGTTTAATATGTTGTAATGACAATTTGGTGTTTTTTTAACAtggatgttaatttttttattttaattaataaatcttATCCTTAGATTTGAcgttaataaaatttgttaagaaATCTAATGGTTAAAttctttttgaaatttaaattcaaaattttgtggtgcacaaataaaaaattccaatttgtattgatgtaatttttttttactataaattAAATcgaaaaattggattaaaatatttaaatataaaataataaatttgagaaTTAGAATCAGTCTAATATCTTTGGCCGTTGGTCCACAAAAAGTGCACTACACCCCCTCAATACAATACAGTGTTGGCTCAATAGACTAAAGAGTTTTAATTGAGTTAAGTTGGAGACATAAAAAGGTTTGAGACATTACTAGATGCAAAACGGCTTTTTCATGTGATTTCATCACTTGGAAAAAGACTTTAAAGAACGTTCTATTTCTTTGTGGTTGCTTCAATCTTGCTCTATCTATATCCCCTGTGGTACACCTTTCCTtccttttataatatatatctaCTTACATGAAATAGCTGAGGACTCTCCTTTTGCTTTGCTTCTTTGGTTTTATCTCCTTTGACGAAACCCTTAGATTCTCCTCTTTCGCTGCATTGATGCAAGAGAAAGCCTAAAGACACCCAATGTGTATTCATTCCTTTTTCTCTCTCGTTTCAACACTATTACCCGccccttttcctctttctcttaTCTCACTTACTCTCAACAATTAtatatcttataaaaaaaaaaaagtaaatttaatCCTTTTGAAGGCAACTCCACGCTtaatataaaatgaaaattctttacggaagaaaagagagagtaaTATTATAGAACAACATGAGGGTAGTGAGTAGTGAGAGAAGCGCATGATGGATTGATAATAAGTGCACGAGGCACGCCATACCCCCCATGCAGATAACAACATCATTCTATGCCTTTGTGTTTGCAATGGAGGACGTAGACAACGCAAACTAGTGGGCCTTTTCCTACCTACTTATTTGGGATACAATAATCTGCAAATTGCAATCAAAACCCTACACATCTATCAATAGGTTTGATCATgctgttttcttctttttcataattCTTTGGTATCTACTTACATGACGTTAGGTGAATACGAGTCACTTTTTTGGACTGGacctaatttattaattttttcttgaaTCTTGTAAAGGTCCAAAGAGCCAGTGTGTGTATGGTTTTCGGTAATAGTCCACAAGCAGAGAAAAGGGCCGAAGCCCAAGCGCCCAAGATAAAGAGGGTTAGGCCCAATATTGATTAGAGTAGGCCCACATGAAGCATTATCCGAAATTGGGAAATGAAGATGTGGCGATGTGGCAGCCACGTGGCAAGAGCACCTTATCCAAGAAAAACCGTTGCCTCTCGTTTAAGATTTTTAACCCATCATCATATCATCTCATCATCCTCGattcatcttcctcttactgTTTGTGTAAGCATGGCTTCCACCACAATGCCCTCTATAGCCCCTTCGCAGGTAAACCTACACACGGTGTTTTGAGTTTGAATAAggaatcataattatcataacaTGTTGGTTGGTTGTGTTGATTTCAGCTATGTTCTAGGAGGAGTGGGGTACTGTGCCCCTCATCGTCATGTTCAAGGAAAGAGGTGAAGATTGGGAAGGGAAAAGGGATGAGAGTGGTATGCATGGCGACGAGTATTCCAGCTGACAGAGTACCTGACATGGGGAAGAGACAGCTCATGAATCTTCTCCTCCTTGGTGCTGTTGCTCTCCCCTCTACTGGAATGCTCATTCCTTATACCTATTTCTTCGTCCCTCCTGGgtaattcatcttttttttttctttcttccttccttccttTCCATTCACCATCATATAGAGAGAGAGTTTCATGCAAATGATTGATTACAGTTCAGGATCTGCTACTGGTGGTACTGTTGCAAAGGATGCACTTGGAAATGATGTGCTTGCAGACCAATGGCTCAAGGCGCATGGACCTGGTGACCGTACACTTACACAAGGATTGAAGGTATTTTACACAAAGATACATacatagtttttaaaattttcataataTGAATGTTGTTCATGAGGTGTATTTTACAGGGAGATCCAACGTACCTTGTGGTGGAGAAAGACAGAACACTGGCAACATATGGGATTAATGCGGTGTGCACTCACCTTGGTTGTGTGGTGCCGTGGAATGCAGCGGAGAACAAGTTCATCTGCCCTTGCCATGGATCTCAGTACAATGACCAAGGAAGAGTTGTCAGAGGACCTGCTCCTTTGGTaagcaaaatttcaaaaattcttcacTCTTCTATCTGTGACTAGAAACAACACTAGTGAATAATTTTCTTGTTATTGGTGGACAGTCTCTGGCATTGGCGCATTGTGATGTGGATGATGGGAAGGTGGTGTTTGTTCCATGGGTTGAGACTGATTTCAGAACCGGTGACGCTCCCTGGTGGGCTTAGACTACTCTTCTTCCATTCTCACACCTCCCACATACACATATCATCATATGTAATCTATAATTCAAACTCTTATCTCTTCTCCTATTCATATATAAACATGTTTTGTAATCAATATGCTAGTATATAACATAAGAAGGAACCTCGTAATTCTTCTCTTGCATGTCTTCTTCACTTCCCCTGGATGCCATTTCCGTCTCTGAATTTCTcccaatttatatattaaacttTGTGTAAATACAAACTCGATCGCTTAATCCCTAATACTTTCTTCAATAACAATTGGGATGCAAATGAAGAGATAGATTCAAATCTATTAAAAAACCAAGTTCATTTGACTCAAGTGTGAATGAATCAAGTGCTTATACTAAAAGCTTAGAATAATATAATGCTGTGAAGTTTGGAAGTGGTGGGggaatgaaattttaaattgaattagtATTAATTTAGATTGGCTTATTTGAGtaaagtttttttattaaaaacaaaatatttttattaaatcttaaatatattttaaattatttaagtaCAATACGAAATGTAAAAACGTGATCTATCGATCCTTTAGACTTTCAAAATTTTACTGGAAATAGGAGAGTGGGttggtggaaaaaatttgaatagtATATATGAAGTTAGTTAGTAGTTTAATTTCCACCTTCACAACCTCATTGTCGTTGACATTCATAAAGAGAAACAGATTCCTCAGCGTTGAAGTAATAGCCATGTGAATCCAACGAAGGGACTAATAAATGATTttgcaataaaagaaaattgagggatttgaaaattatttcc belongs to Arachis duranensis cultivar V14167 chromosome 8, aradu.V14167.gnm2.J7QH, whole genome shotgun sequence and includes:
- the LOC107462083 gene encoding cytochrome b6-f complex iron-sulfur subunit, chloroplastic, yielding MKMWRCGSHVARAPYPRKTVASRLRFLTHHHIISSSSIHLPLTVCVSMASTTMPSIAPSQLCSRRSGVLCPSSSCSRKEVKIGKGKGMRVVCMATSIPADRVPDMGKRQLMNLLLLGAVALPSTGMLIPYTYFFVPPGSGSATGGTVAKDALGNDVLADQWLKAHGPGDRTLTQGLKGDPTYLVVEKDRTLATYGINAVCTHLGCVVPWNAAENKFICPCHGSQYNDQGRVVRGPAPLSLALAHCDVDDGKVVFVPWVETDFRTGDAPWWA
- the LOC107462085 gene encoding putative cyclin-D6-1, coding for MEFELENPFDENYHNLPFEAVSSLFHIESEHIPPSNYFHTLKATDFDISLRTHLISFISQLSCTFDPVLPYLATNYLDRYLANQPILQPKPWTNKLLAISCFSLAAKMLKIEYSPTDVQVLVNNHGDGGVIFEAQTIQRMEAIVLGTLQWRMRSITPFSFIPFFINLLGINDPSFNQVLKDRASQIILKSQTEIKVLEFKPSVIAASALLSASHELFPFQYPCFFRAISDSSYVNKESMLQCYNVIQEMGREEYESSVLNVNSSSDTPVNVLDEHFLSLEESEKTNIAPTTHNKDLKRRSKFTAYGNNNNNNHSLHSHHQC